In the genome of Kitasatospora cathayae, one region contains:
- a CDS encoding glycosyltransferase, which yields MSTPARPILFVSLPESGLLNPLLVLAGELARRGVPDLWFATDEPRRADVLALADESAVEFASLGEVFSELSAVSWSDEVYREVTQPSRFRAHRAVIHQSYRPDLQAEKYRRLAAVVDKCNPALMVVDCVSSFAVDLALTRGIPFVLSVPFLPSNVLTSHSPFGSSYTPKDFPVPHSGLPYPMSFGQRLANRLFKLRTLALFLNPAMGKVLSEDARLRKELGLPKPSPMTRIDRAEMVLCNSVRELDYPFEVPEKVKLVGAMVPPLPESARAADDTGVMDWLDAQSSVVYMGFGTITRLTRPQVAALVEVARRLDGRHQVLWRLPAEQQHLLPSPDRLPGNLRIESWLPSQLDVLAHPKVGVFFTHGGGNGFHEGVYFGKPLVVRPLWVDCYDQAVRGRDFGISLTLDRPQDIDPADVVDKLTRVLGDTSFRERAERIGALQRAAGGRTTAADLLLGLPAIA from the coding sequence ATGAGCACCCCGGCGCGCCCGATCCTGTTCGTCAGCCTTCCGGAGAGCGGACTGCTCAACCCGCTGCTGGTGCTGGCCGGTGAGTTGGCCCGTCGGGGCGTGCCGGACCTCTGGTTCGCCACCGACGAGCCCCGGCGCGCCGACGTGCTGGCTCTCGCCGACGAGTCGGCGGTGGAGTTCGCCTCGCTCGGCGAGGTCTTCTCCGAACTGTCCGCCGTCAGCTGGAGCGACGAGGTCTACCGCGAGGTGACCCAACCCAGCCGCTTCCGCGCCCACCGGGCCGTCATCCACCAGTCCTACCGGCCCGATCTGCAGGCCGAGAAATACCGCCGGCTCGCGGCCGTGGTGGACAAGTGCAATCCGGCCCTGATGGTCGTCGACTGCGTCAGCTCCTTCGCCGTCGACCTCGCCCTGACCCGGGGCATCCCGTTCGTACTCAGCGTACCGTTCCTGCCGAGCAACGTGCTCACCTCCCACAGCCCGTTCGGCAGCTCGTACACGCCCAAGGATTTCCCCGTGCCGCATTCCGGCCTGCCGTATCCGATGAGTTTCGGCCAGCGCCTGGCCAACCGGCTGTTCAAGCTCCGCACACTGGCCCTCTTCCTCAACCCGGCCATGGGGAAGGTGCTTTCCGAGGACGCCCGGCTGCGCAAGGAGCTCGGCCTGCCCAAGCCCAGCCCGATGACCCGGATCGACCGGGCCGAAATGGTGCTGTGCAATTCCGTGCGCGAGCTCGACTATCCCTTCGAGGTGCCGGAAAAGGTCAAGCTGGTCGGGGCGATGGTGCCGCCGCTGCCCGAGTCCGCACGGGCTGCGGACGACACCGGTGTCATGGACTGGCTCGACGCGCAGTCCTCCGTGGTGTACATGGGGTTCGGGACCATCACCCGGCTCACCCGGCCCCAGGTGGCCGCCCTCGTCGAGGTGGCCCGGCGGTTGGACGGGCGCCACCAGGTGCTGTGGCGGTTGCCGGCCGAGCAGCAGCACCTGCTGCCGTCGCCGGACCGACTGCCGGGCAACCTGCGGATCGAGAGCTGGCTGCCCTCCCAGTTGGACGTGCTGGCCCACCCCAAGGTCGGGGTGTTCTTCACCCACGGCGGCGGCAACGGCTTCCACGAGGGCGTGTACTTCGGCAAGCCGCTGGTCGTGCGCCCGCTGTGGGTGGACTGCTACGACCAGGCGGTTCGCGGCCGGGACTTCGGGATCAGCCTGACCCTGGACCGGCCGCAGGACATCGATCCGGCCGACGTCGTCGACAAGCTCACCCGCGTCCTCGGCGACACTTCGTTCCGCGAACGCGCCGAGCGCATCGGGGCCCTGCAGCGCGCCGCCGGCGGCCGCACCACTGCGGCCGACCTCCTGCTCGGCCTCCCCGCCATCGCCTGA
- a CDS encoding DegT/DnrJ/EryC1/StrS family aminotransferase, translating to MPFTIPVSRPSLDGRELEYVTSTIGDGWISSQGPYVRRFERAFADYNGSAHGVACSSGTAALTLALRALGVGPGDEVIVPEFTMIATAWAVTYTGATPVFVDCAADLNIDVARIEERITPHTKAIVPVHVYGRRCDMAAVMDIAHQYNLRVVEDSAEAHGIRPTGDITCFSLFANKIITAGEGGICLTDDPRLAAQLDHLRAMAFTPDHSFVHKKLAYNFRMTAMQAAVALAQTERLDAILATRREIEQRYDQGLKDVPGLTLMPPRDVLWMYDVRAERRAELRDFLAGQGIETRLFFQPMSRQPGYFDPSWSGLNAARFAADGLYLPTYTDLTPTDQDRVIGAVRAFYGAS from the coding sequence ATGCCCTTCACCATCCCCGTGTCCCGGCCCAGCCTCGACGGGCGCGAGTTGGAGTACGTCACGAGCACGATCGGCGACGGCTGGATCTCCTCCCAGGGCCCGTACGTCCGGCGCTTCGAGCGGGCCTTCGCCGACTACAACGGCTCGGCCCACGGCGTGGCCTGCTCCTCCGGCACCGCGGCGCTCACCCTCGCGCTGCGCGCCCTCGGCGTCGGCCCGGGCGACGAGGTGATCGTGCCCGAGTTCACGATGATCGCCACCGCGTGGGCGGTCACCTACACCGGGGCGACGCCGGTGTTCGTCGACTGCGCGGCCGACCTCAACATCGACGTCGCGCGGATCGAGGAGAGGATCACCCCGCACACGAAGGCGATCGTGCCCGTGCACGTCTACGGCCGGCGCTGCGACATGGCGGCCGTCATGGACATCGCCCACCAGTACAACCTGCGCGTCGTCGAGGACTCGGCCGAGGCCCACGGCATCCGCCCGACCGGTGACATCACGTGCTTCTCGCTGTTCGCCAACAAGATCATCACGGCCGGTGAGGGCGGCATCTGCCTCACCGACGACCCCCGCCTCGCCGCCCAGCTGGACCACCTGCGCGCCATGGCCTTCACCCCCGACCACAGCTTCGTCCACAAGAAGCTCGCCTACAACTTCCGCATGACGGCCATGCAGGCCGCCGTCGCGCTCGCCCAGACCGAGCGCCTCGACGCGATCCTCGCCACCCGGCGGGAGATCGAGCAGCGCTACGACCAGGGCCTCAAGGACGTCCCCGGGCTCACCCTCATGCCGCCGCGGGACGTGCTGTGGATGTACGACGTCCGGGCCGAGCGGCGCGCCGAGTTGCGTGACTTCCTCGCCGGCCAGGGGATCGAGACCCGACTGTTCTTCCAGCCGATGAGCCGTCAGCCGGGATACTTCGACCCCTCCTGGTCCGGCCTCAACGCGGCCCGCTTCGCGGCCGACGGCCTCTACCTGCCCACCTACACCGACCTGACCCCCACCGACCAGGACCGCGTGATCGGCGCGGTCCGCGCGTTCTACGGCGCGTCCTGA
- a CDS encoding cytochrome P450, whose amino-acid sequence MTPETVPPDTVPSGTVPPGEPTGAEPPVVDFPLRVPGESFPPPRYQDYRELPGLVLSYLPNGRKVWLVTRHEDVRSVLTDKRISSNPDHPGFPNVSETLGVPRQEQIPGWFVGLDSPEHDRFRRALIPEFTVRRVRELRPAVEQTVDRCIDAMLAAGDEADLVADFALPVPSLVISSLLGVPPVDRDFFESRTRTLVAIQASTDRQRDTASRELLRYINRLVAIKQNWPGDDLISRLLATGAIEPHEMSGVLMLLLIAGHETTANNIALGVVTLLQNPEWIGDDRVVEETLRFHSVADLVSLRVAVEDVEISGQLVRAGEGIVPLVAAANHDEKAFSCPHAFDPARTERHHVAFGYGVHQCLGQNLVRIEMEIAYRRLFERIPGLRLAVPVEDLPLKYDGVLCGLHALPVRW is encoded by the coding sequence ATGACGCCCGAGACAGTGCCGCCCGACACCGTGCCATCCGGGACCGTGCCTCCCGGGGAGCCGACGGGCGCCGAGCCGCCGGTGGTCGACTTCCCGCTGCGCGTGCCCGGCGAGTCCTTCCCGCCGCCGCGCTACCAGGACTACCGGGAGCTGCCGGGCCTGGTGCTGTCCTACCTGCCGAACGGCCGCAAGGTCTGGCTGGTGACCCGGCACGAGGACGTGCGCTCGGTCCTCACCGACAAGAGGATCAGCTCCAACCCGGACCATCCCGGCTTCCCCAACGTCAGCGAGACACTGGGCGTGCCGCGCCAGGAACAGATCCCCGGCTGGTTCGTCGGCCTCGACTCGCCCGAGCACGACCGCTTCCGCCGGGCGCTCATCCCGGAGTTCACCGTCCGGCGGGTGCGGGAGCTGCGGCCCGCCGTCGAGCAGACCGTCGACCGGTGCATCGACGCGATGCTGGCGGCCGGCGACGAGGCGGATCTGGTGGCGGACTTCGCGCTGCCCGTCCCGTCGCTCGTCATCTCCTCCCTGCTCGGCGTTCCGCCGGTGGACCGGGACTTCTTCGAGTCCCGCACGCGCACCCTGGTCGCCATCCAGGCCTCCACCGACCGACAGCGCGACACCGCCTCGCGCGAACTGCTGCGCTACATCAACCGGCTGGTGGCGATCAAACAGAACTGGCCCGGCGACGACCTGATCAGCCGGCTGCTGGCGACCGGCGCGATCGAGCCGCACGAGATGTCCGGCGTGCTGATGCTGCTGCTCATCGCCGGGCACGAGACGACGGCCAACAACATCGCGCTCGGCGTGGTGACGCTGCTCCAGAACCCCGAGTGGATCGGTGACGACCGGGTGGTGGAGGAGACGCTGCGCTTCCACTCGGTGGCCGACCTGGTCTCGCTGCGGGTCGCGGTCGAGGACGTCGAGATCTCCGGGCAGCTGGTGCGGGCCGGCGAGGGGATCGTGCCGCTCGTGGCCGCCGCCAACCACGACGAGAAGGCCTTCTCCTGCCCGCACGCGTTCGACCCGGCCCGCACCGAGCGCCACCACGTCGCGTTCGGCTACGGCGTCCACCAGTGCCTGGGCCAGAACCTGGTGCGGATCGAGATGGAGATCGCCTACCGCCGGCTCTTCGAACGCATTCCCGGCCTGCGCCTCGCGGTGCCGGTCGAGGACCTGCCGCTCAAGTACGACGGCGTGCTGTGCGGACTGCACGCACTTCCGGTCCGCTGGTAG
- a CDS encoding LuxR family transcriptional regulator, with protein sequence MPRAVIPDQGSILGRTSELAALSGHAGSGRRGNAGCVVLTGPAGIGKTRLLAELRAESIRHGALVLHGERPDRAGYSGLRALFAGAGTVPGDADASVGAALAAHLPDRQESRAFDPAEACPVFHGLYRAAARVMTDRPLVLILDDGEACDEHTLRWLDFLLRRSAGLPLLVALTRRDGARPAAPAAWIDLTADPFVSPLPLAPLDRAAVAGLVGRWSPAPAEPAFVDHLVEVCGGNPRTTLHILDELGALGHGPDGAGADRLAELGARTRARAVRTALDAACATVRAAAAAVAVLGTARTDLVAGLAGVPEHRADETVVMLGECGALTADGDVHPAARTALLASGDGLRTAELHAKAALLLSDAGRPAEQVARHLMEVPGIPQPWMAVVLCDAATAAERGGAFALAADYLHRALDTTPEDHRLRLRLAVALAQTDPLAAVPVFRAALALAAEPADRARIAVECAMACLAVPLAPAHRAELADALERALDGPDEGWGLRLRWQVRTALLVTGRGRASAVATLPVPRGAAFTVAQDDAANVQEQALAALRAALAGHSRDLAVEAARRAVDAAGPSCPGWPLITAATALALADETDAAMAALDRAARGAGPWTRTLAGTGRALVLHRAGAIAGAEAAVRAAIDDFATAGSEACLTAPRAVLAAVLVDRGESHRAEAVLSGTHRPGAGGTGLEEQLHLLARGRARWAHGDADAALRLLRDCGRVQDEAGVTNPVFAPWWADSCLVLAAVRRSTEGRALAEHGAELAARWGTARALGLAALADGALAPGRTGLDRLAEAVHLLAASPARAEHARAEYSLGRALLLAGDPAGAREHLRTATAVAGGCGALGLAGAARRLLITAGGRMPEIATSAAGLLTGAELRVAGLAVDGASNRQIARTLFVTVRTVESHLTRVYRKLGVTRRDGLATALDGARRGAVRAAEEPPPAG encoded by the coding sequence ATGCCTAGGGCGGTAATTCCCGACCAGGGGAGCATTCTCGGTCGCACGAGTGAACTGGCGGCGCTTTCCGGTCACGCCGGGTCAGGCCGCCGCGGAAACGCAGGATGCGTCGTCCTCACCGGCCCGGCCGGAATCGGGAAAACCCGGCTGCTCGCGGAGCTGCGGGCCGAATCCATCCGGCACGGCGCGCTCGTCCTGCACGGCGAGCGCCCGGACCGTGCGGGGTACTCGGGCCTGCGGGCCCTCTTCGCCGGGGCCGGTACGGTACCGGGTGACGCAGACGCCTCGGTCGGCGCGGCACTGGCGGCACACCTGCCCGACCGGCAGGAATCGCGCGCCTTCGATCCGGCGGAGGCCTGCCCCGTCTTCCACGGCCTGTACCGGGCCGCGGCCCGCGTCATGACGGACCGTCCGCTCGTCCTGATCCTCGACGACGGCGAAGCCTGCGACGAACACACCCTCCGCTGGCTGGACTTCCTCCTCCGGCGCTCCGCCGGGCTCCCGCTTCTCGTCGCCCTCACCCGCCGCGACGGAGCCCGCCCTGCCGCCCCCGCGGCCTGGATCGACCTCACCGCGGACCCGTTCGTCAGTCCCCTGCCGCTCGCCCCGCTCGACCGCGCCGCCGTCGCCGGGCTCGTCGGCCGGTGGTCGCCCGCTCCGGCCGAACCCGCCTTCGTCGACCACCTCGTCGAGGTGTGCGGCGGCAACCCGCGCACCACACTCCACATCCTCGACGAGCTGGGCGCCCTCGGCCACGGACCGGACGGCGCCGGCGCCGACCGCCTCGCCGAACTCGGCGCCCGCACGCGAGCCCGCGCCGTGCGCACCGCGCTCGACGCCGCGTGCGCGACCGTCCGCGCCGCCGCGGCCGCCGTCGCGGTGCTCGGCACCGCCCGCACCGACCTGGTCGCCGGCCTCGCCGGCGTCCCGGAGCACCGCGCCGACGAGACCGTGGTGATGCTCGGGGAATGCGGCGCGCTCACCGCCGACGGCGACGTCCATCCGGCCGCCCGCACCGCCCTCCTCGCCTCCGGCGACGGCCTCCGGACGGCCGAACTGCACGCCAAGGCGGCCCTGTTGCTCAGCGACGCGGGTCGCCCGGCCGAGCAGGTCGCCCGGCACCTGATGGAAGTCCCCGGCATCCCGCAGCCGTGGATGGCCGTCGTCCTGTGCGATGCCGCCACGGCCGCTGAACGCGGCGGCGCCTTCGCCCTGGCCGCCGACTACCTGCACCGCGCCCTGGACACCACTCCCGAGGACCACCGCCTGCGCCTGCGGCTGGCCGTGGCCCTCGCCCAGACCGACCCGCTCGCCGCCGTCCCGGTGTTCCGTGCCGCCCTCGCCCTCGCCGCCGAACCCGCCGACCGGGCCCGGATCGCCGTCGAGTGCGCCATGGCGTGCCTCGCGGTGCCGCTCGCCCCGGCCCACCGCGCCGAACTCGCCGACGCCCTCGAACGCGCCCTCGACGGACCGGACGAGGGCTGGGGCCTGCGCCTGCGCTGGCAGGTCCGCACCGCCCTGCTCGTCACCGGCCGCGGCCGGGCCTCGGCCGTCGCCACCCTCCCGGTGCCCCGCGGCGCCGCCTTCACCGTGGCCCAGGACGACGCCGCCAACGTCCAGGAACAGGCTCTCGCCGCCCTGCGCGCGGCCCTCGCCGGGCACTCGCGCGACCTCGCCGTCGAGGCGGCCCGCCGAGCGGTCGACGCCGCCGGCCCGTCCTGCCCCGGCTGGCCGCTGATCACCGCCGCGACGGCCCTCGCCCTCGCCGACGAGACGGACGCCGCGATGGCCGCCCTCGACCGCGCCGCCCGCGGCGCCGGCCCGTGGACCCGCACCCTCGCGGGCACCGGCCGCGCCCTCGTCCTGCACCGCGCCGGGGCCATCGCCGGAGCCGAGGCGGCTGTCCGGGCCGCGATCGACGACTTCGCCACGGCCGGTTCCGAGGCCTGCCTGACGGCTCCCCGGGCGGTCCTCGCCGCGGTCCTCGTCGACCGCGGGGAATCCCACCGGGCGGAGGCCGTCCTCTCCGGCACCCACCGTCCGGGAGCGGGCGGCACCGGGCTGGAGGAACAGCTCCACCTGCTGGCCCGCGGTCGCGCCCGCTGGGCCCACGGCGACGCCGACGCCGCCCTTCGCCTGCTGCGCGACTGCGGTCGGGTCCAGGACGAAGCGGGCGTCACCAACCCGGTCTTCGCCCCGTGGTGGGCCGACTCGTGTCTCGTCCTCGCGGCCGTCCGCCGGTCCACCGAAGGCCGCGCCCTCGCCGAACACGGCGCCGAGCTCGCCGCCCGGTGGGGCACCGCCCGCGCACTCGGCCTCGCCGCCCTGGCCGACGGAGCGCTCGCCCCCGGTCGGACCGGCCTGGACCGTCTCGCCGAAGCCGTCCACCTCCTCGCCGCCTCGCCCGCCCGGGCCGAACACGCCCGGGCCGAGTACAGCCTCGGCCGCGCCCTGCTCCTCGCCGGTGACCCGGCCGGCGCCCGCGAACACCTGCGCACCGCCACCGCCGTCGCCGGCGGCTGCGGGGCCCTCGGCCTCGCCGGGGCCGCGCGCCGCCTGCTGATCACCGCGGGCGGCCGGATGCCCGAAATCGCCACCTCGGCCGCCGGCCTGCTCACCGGCGCCGAACTCCGGGTCGCCGGGCTCGCCGTCGACGGCGCGAGCAACCGGCAGATCGCGCGCACGCTCTTCGTCACCGTGCGCACCGTCGAGTCCCACCTGACCAGGGTCTACCGCAAACTCGGCGTCACCCGTCGGGACGGACTCGCGACCGCCCTGGACGGCGCCCGCCGCGGCGCCGTCCGGGCGGCCGAAGAGCCGCCTCCGGCCGGCTGA
- a CDS encoding helix-turn-helix transcriptional regulator, which produces MNDVPVSPWGEACDPTETPSPARPTGDGGPGDPGPPPAPGAPRPAEAADPAAGALVRGSGPAPGAAPVAPPSASAPGARQRERAALAAVLDRADFGRPVVVTVTGAPGYGQNALVRWAATRAERAGLRVLRARAAHAESGLAPGAVAQWLGSLHGPLDHHPLDGRGAGPLSGLADLLRAARTLPTVLALEDAQWLDAGSLHWLGALSRRWAGVPLVVLCGGSRLGWPDPDWYDLLTGTPGVATVHRLVLGPLDGTVVADAVLRACGVPGEDGFVTAVGRLSAGHPEILDDILRRFARDGHRPVLARVPELAAIGGTVTGDHLMRALRGQNEEVVAVVRALAVCGDLLDFPLTCLVAGLDTLNEARLRAVLAELPGVVAGPGLEPLLVPTLRSRVLAAATAAERADLHTRAAGLAHRAAADDVAVAALLLGAAPVGRSWAVRALRTAAEAAAQRQNHRHAAALLGRALAERPAPAEQARLTLELAATHLIGEPEAGEHIVDAILRRPDRGARADPPPYATPTGAGSPVPPHPAAAEHGAGAEAAPRPAPASAPRASGEVPRPASTAPAAALRVRAADLGLTGGATTVVRRAVAETLPRPDAPCHDELLALFWCAGPADDGESALPLPELPPLPPCPTAPAQAAVRAWQLAVAGRRLDLAGALARTALAADGGTLGDDACDGPLVQPWLAACRTLCLADAHDEAQAGLDRLLRRLSGNRLRLAAPHVLALRAELNLRRGRLEPADRDVAEGERALRLLGRFETVAPYLRAVGILVDLESGRRERARERAVAPLPAGAEASEHWAHLLFARAAVALGSGRPTEAAELLRECGRRLLSRHRLNPALLPWRSVAALAHHALGEPDEAVRLSQQELRLAHRWGAPITIGWAELSAQQVADRPGRLAGIRSAAADALRCGPAGPGYVRALAELAAVELAEGGNRHAAERSLAELCVLTARHPAGPMAARARDLAGTLDHGVVHPADPRWESLTSTERHTAELAGRGHSNRDIAALLAVSVRAVELRLKRAYLKLGIHGRPELRALVRAMEGQ; this is translated from the coding sequence ATGAACGACGTTCCTGTGAGCCCGTGGGGCGAGGCCTGCGACCCCACGGAGACCCCGTCACCCGCCCGGCCGACCGGTGACGGCGGCCCGGGAGATCCCGGGCCGCCGCCCGCCCCCGGTGCTCCGCGCCCGGCCGAGGCTGCGGACCCCGCCGCCGGAGCGCTCGTCCGCGGGAGCGGGCCCGCCCCCGGTGCGGCGCCCGTGGCCCCGCCCAGTGCGAGCGCGCCGGGCGCGCGGCAGCGCGAGCGCGCTGCCCTCGCCGCCGTGCTCGACCGTGCCGACTTCGGCCGCCCGGTCGTCGTGACCGTCACCGGCGCGCCCGGCTACGGCCAGAACGCGCTCGTCCGGTGGGCCGCCACCCGGGCGGAGCGGGCGGGGCTCCGGGTGCTGCGGGCCAGGGCCGCCCATGCCGAGTCCGGACTGGCTCCCGGGGCGGTCGCCCAGTGGCTGGGCTCCCTCCACGGACCGCTCGATCACCACCCCCTCGACGGTCGCGGAGCCGGCCCCCTGTCGGGCCTCGCCGACCTGCTGCGTGCCGCCAGGACCCTGCCGACCGTCCTGGCGCTGGAGGACGCCCAGTGGCTCGACGCCGGCTCCCTGCACTGGCTGGGCGCGTTGTCCAGGCGCTGGGCCGGTGTCCCGCTCGTGGTGCTGTGCGGCGGCAGCCGCCTCGGGTGGCCCGACCCCGACTGGTACGACCTGCTGACCGGGACCCCCGGCGTCGCCACGGTGCACCGTCTCGTCCTCGGGCCGCTGGACGGCACCGTCGTCGCGGACGCCGTGCTGCGGGCCTGCGGTGTACCGGGGGAGGACGGGTTCGTCACGGCCGTGGGCCGCCTGTCGGCCGGCCACCCCGAGATCCTCGACGACATCCTGCGGCGGTTCGCCCGTGACGGCCACCGCCCCGTCCTCGCCCGCGTGCCCGAACTCGCCGCCATCGGCGGCACCGTGACCGGCGACCACCTGATGCGGGCACTGCGCGGACAGAACGAGGAGGTCGTGGCCGTGGTGCGGGCGCTGGCCGTGTGCGGTGACCTGCTCGACTTCCCGCTCACCTGCCTCGTCGCCGGCCTCGACACCCTGAACGAGGCACGGCTGCGCGCCGTCCTCGCCGAGCTGCCCGGTGTCGTCGCCGGTCCCGGCCTCGAGCCACTGCTCGTCCCGACGCTGCGCTCCCGCGTCCTGGCCGCCGCGACCGCGGCCGAGCGCGCCGACCTCCACACCCGGGCGGCGGGACTGGCCCACCGGGCCGCCGCCGACGACGTCGCGGTGGCCGCCCTGCTGCTCGGCGCGGCCCCCGTCGGCCGCAGCTGGGCCGTCCGGGCCCTGCGGACCGCCGCGGAGGCCGCCGCCCAACGGCAGAACCACCGGCACGCCGCAGCCCTGCTCGGACGCGCCCTCGCCGAGCGCCCGGCGCCGGCCGAACAAGCCCGGCTCACCCTCGAACTCGCCGCCACCCACCTGATCGGCGAACCCGAGGCCGGTGAACACATCGTCGACGCGATCCTCCGGCGTCCGGACCGCGGGGCACGTGCGGACCCGCCACCGTACGCCACCCCCACCGGTGCGGGCTCGCCCGTGCCCCCGCACCCGGCTGCCGCCGAGCACGGCGCGGGGGCGGAAGCCGCCCCCCGCCCAGCGCCGGCTTCCGCCCCCCGTGCCTCCGGCGAGGTCCCGCGCCCGGCCTCCACGGCCCCCGCCGCCGCCCTGCGGGTGCGCGCCGCCGATCTCGGGCTCACCGGCGGCGCCACCACCGTCGTGCGCCGGGCCGTCGCCGAGACGCTGCCGCGGCCGGACGCGCCGTGCCACGACGAGCTGCTCGCGCTCTTCTGGTGCGCCGGCCCGGCCGACGACGGCGAGTCCGCCCTGCCGCTGCCCGAGCTGCCGCCGTTGCCGCCCTGTCCCACGGCACCCGCGCAGGCGGCGGTTCGGGCGTGGCAGCTCGCCGTCGCCGGCCGTCGACTGGACCTGGCCGGTGCGCTGGCCCGGACGGCCCTCGCCGCGGACGGTGGCACCCTGGGGGACGACGCCTGTGACGGCCCGCTCGTCCAGCCGTGGCTCGCGGCCTGTCGGACGTTGTGCCTCGCCGACGCCCATGACGAGGCACAGGCGGGCCTGGACCGTCTGCTGCGCCGTCTGTCCGGGAACCGCTTGCGGCTGGCCGCCCCGCACGTGCTCGCGCTTCGCGCCGAACTCAACCTCAGGCGTGGCCGTCTGGAGCCCGCCGACCGCGACGTCGCCGAGGGGGAGCGCGCACTGCGCCTGCTCGGCCGGTTCGAGACCGTCGCTCCGTACCTGCGTGCCGTCGGGATCCTCGTCGACCTCGAGAGCGGCCGCCGCGAGCGAGCCCGCGAACGGGCGGTGGCACCGCTTCCCGCGGGCGCCGAGGCGAGCGAGCACTGGGCGCACCTGCTCTTCGCGCGGGCCGCCGTGGCGCTCGGGTCGGGCCGTCCGACCGAGGCGGCCGAACTCCTGCGGGAGTGCGGCCGCCGCCTGCTCAGCCGGCACCGGCTCAACCCGGCACTCCTCCCGTGGCGTTCGGTCGCGGCGCTGGCCCACCACGCCCTGGGCGAGCCGGACGAGGCCGTCCGCCTGAGCCAGCAGGAGCTGCGGCTCGCCCACCGTTGGGGCGCCCCGATCACGATCGGCTGGGCCGAACTCAGCGCCCAGCAGGTGGCGGACCGGCCGGGCAGGCTCGCCGGGATCCGCTCGGCCGCGGCGGACGCGCTGCGGTGCGGACCGGCCGGTCCCGGCTACGTGCGGGCGCTCGCCGAACTCGCCGCCGTCGAACTCGCCGAGGGCGGCAACCGGCACGCCGCCGAGCGTTCCCTTGCCGAACTCTGCGTGCTGACGGCCCGGCACCCGGCCGGCCCGATGGCCGCGCGCGCCCGCGACCTGGCCGGGACCCTCGACCACGGCGTCGTCCACCCCGCGGACCCGCGCTGGGAGAGCCTCACGTCCACCGAGCGGCACACCGCCGAACTGGCGGGCCGCGGTCACAGCAACCGGGACATCGCCGCGCTGCTCGCCGTCTCCGTCCGCGCGGTCGAACTCCGACTCAAACGGGCCTACCTCAAGCTCGGCATCCACGGCCGCCCCGAACTGCGGGCGCTGGTCCGTGCCATGGAAGGACAGTGA